The Leclercia sp. S52 genome has a segment encoding these proteins:
- the efeU gene encoding iron uptake transporter permease EfeU gives MFVPFLIMLREGLEAALIVSLIASYLKRTQRGRWIGVMWIGVFLAAALCLGLGIAINETTGEFPQKEQELFEGIVALIAVVILTWMVFWMRKVSRNVKVQLEQAVDSALAKGNHHGWALIMMVFFAVAREGLESVFFLLAAFQQDVGIWPPLGAMLGLATAVVLGFLLYWGGIRLNLGVFFKWTSLFILLVAAGLAAGAIRAFHEAGLWNHFQDMAFDLSNVLSTHSLTGTLLEGIFGYQEAPSVSEVALYFIYLIPALALFFMPSRPGTQPSHTAP, from the coding sequence ATGTTTGTTCCATTTCTCATTATGTTACGTGAAGGTCTTGAAGCGGCCCTCATTGTCAGCCTCATCGCCAGCTATCTGAAACGCACCCAGCGTGGCCGCTGGATTGGCGTGATGTGGATTGGCGTCTTCCTGGCTGCCGCCCTCTGCCTCGGTCTGGGCATTGCGATCAACGAAACCACCGGTGAATTCCCGCAAAAAGAGCAGGAGCTGTTTGAAGGCATCGTGGCGCTGATTGCGGTAGTGATCCTCACCTGGATGGTGTTCTGGATGCGTAAAGTGTCGCGTAACGTCAAGGTTCAGCTGGAGCAGGCGGTGGACAGCGCGCTGGCAAAAGGCAATCACCACGGCTGGGCGCTGATCATGATGGTCTTTTTCGCCGTAGCGCGTGAAGGGCTGGAGTCGGTCTTCTTCCTGCTGGCCGCTTTCCAGCAGGACGTCGGGATCTGGCCGCCGCTGGGTGCGATGCTGGGTCTGGCCACCGCGGTGGTACTTGGTTTCCTGCTCTACTGGGGCGGGATCCGTCTTAACCTCGGCGTCTTCTTCAAGTGGACCAGCCTGTTTATTCTGCTGGTAGCCGCCGGGCTGGCCGCAGGCGCAATCCGCGCCTTCCATGAGGCGGGCCTGTGGAACCACTTCCAGGATATGGCGTTCGATCTCAGTAACGTCCTGTCAACGCATTCACTGACCGGCACCCTGCTGGAAGGGATCTTCGGCTATCAGGAAGCGCCGAGCGTCAGCGAAGTGGCGTTGTACTTTATCTATCTTATTCCGGCGCTGGCGCTGTTCTTTATGCCATCGCGTCCGGGCACGCAGCCGTCGCATACCGCGCCCTGA
- the putA gene encoding trifunctional transcriptional regulator/proline dehydrogenase/L-glutamate gamma-semialdehyde dehydrogenase — translation MGMTTMGVKLDDATRERIKSAATRIDRTPHWLIKQAIFNYLEKLESNDDLPELPALLAGAANESDEHAEAVEEIHQPFLEFAEQILPQSVSRAAITAAYRRAETDAVPMLLEQARLPEPIASQAHSLAYQLAEKLRSQKTATGRAGMVQSLLQEFSLSSQEGVALMCLAEALLRIPDKATRDALIRDKISNGNWHSHIGRSPSLFVNAATWGLLFTGRLVSTHNEASLSRSLNRIIGKSGEPLIRKGVDMAMRLMGEQFVTGETIAEALANARKLEDKGFRYSYDMLGEAALTAADAQAYLVSYQQAIHAIGKASNGRGIYEGPGISIKLSALHPRYSRAQYDRVMEELYPRLKSLTLLARQYDIGINIDAEEADRLEISLDLLEKLCFEPELAGWNGIGFVIQAYQKRCPFVIDYLIDLATRSRRRLMIRLVKGAYWDSEIKRAQMDGLEGYPVYTRKVYTDVSYLACAKKLLGVPNLIYPQFATHNAHTLAAIYQLAGQNYYPGQYEFQCLHGMGEPLYEQVTGKVADGKLNRPCRIYAPVGTHETLLAYLVRRLLENGANTSFVNRIADATLPLDELVADPVQAVEKMAAQEGQVGLPHPKIALPRELYGNGRVNSSGLDLANEHRLASLSSSLLNSALQKWQAKPILEQPVSNGEMQPVVNPAEPKDIVGFAREATEQEVDLALDSAVNSAPIWFATPPQERAAILERAAVLMEDQMQQLIGILVREAGKTFNNAIAEVREAVDFLHYYAGQVRDDFDNETHRPLGPVVCISPWNFPLAIFTGQIAAALAAGNSVLAKPAEQTPLIAAQGINILLEAGVPPGVVQLLPGRGETVGAKLTADNRVRGVMFTGSTEVASLLQRNIATRLDAQGRPTPLIAETGGMNAMIVDSSALTEQVVVDVVASAFDSAGQRCSALRVLCLQDDIADHTLKMLRGAMGECRMGNPGRLTTDIGPVIDAEAKANIENHIQAMRAKGRPVFQAVRENSEDAREWTSGTFVAPTLIELASFDELKKEVFGPVLHVVRYNRNNLDALIEQINASGYGLTLGVHTRIDETIAQVTGSAKVGNLYVNRNMVGAVVGVQPFGGEGLSGTGPKAGGPMYLYRLLANRPANALGVTLGRQDAQYPVDTQVKAVLTQPLEALAAWAEKRPELRALCQQYGELAQAGTQRVLPGPTGERNTWTLMPRERVLCVADNEQDALVQLAAALATGCEVLWPEDGLHRDLAKQLPKAVTDRIRFAKADVLISQPFDAVIYHGDSDQLRELCEQVAARSGAIVSVQGFARGEDNLQLERLYVERSLSVNTAAAGGNASLMTIG, via the coding sequence ATGGGCATGACCACCATGGGGGTTAAGCTGGATGACGCGACCCGCGAACGGATTAAATCGGCAGCCACGCGGATCGACCGCACGCCGCACTGGTTAATTAAGCAGGCCATCTTTAACTATCTGGAAAAGCTGGAGAGCAACGACGATCTGCCAGAGCTGCCTGCCCTGCTGGCCGGTGCCGCCAATGAGAGCGACGAGCACGCCGAGGCCGTGGAGGAGATCCACCAGCCGTTCCTCGAATTTGCCGAGCAGATCCTGCCCCAGTCGGTGAGCCGCGCGGCCATTACCGCTGCGTACCGCCGCGCCGAGACCGACGCCGTGCCGATGCTGCTTGAGCAGGCGCGCCTGCCGGAGCCGATTGCCTCCCAGGCCCACAGCCTGGCGTATCAGTTGGCCGAGAAACTGCGCAGCCAGAAAACCGCCACCGGCCGTGCCGGGATGGTGCAGAGCCTGCTGCAGGAGTTCTCCCTCTCCTCGCAGGAGGGCGTGGCCCTGATGTGTCTGGCGGAAGCGCTGCTGCGTATCCCGGACAAAGCCACCCGCGACGCGCTGATCCGCGACAAAATCAGCAACGGCAACTGGCATTCGCACATTGGCCGCAGCCCGTCGCTGTTCGTTAACGCCGCCACCTGGGGCCTGCTGTTTACCGGCCGTCTGGTCTCCACCCACAACGAAGCCAGCCTCTCCCGCTCCCTGAACCGCATTATCGGCAAGAGCGGCGAGCCGCTGATCCGTAAAGGCGTGGACATGGCGATGCGCCTGATGGGCGAGCAGTTCGTGACCGGCGAGACCATCGCCGAAGCGCTGGCTAACGCCCGCAAGCTGGAAGATAAAGGCTTCCGCTACTCCTACGACATGCTGGGCGAAGCGGCACTGACCGCCGCCGACGCGCAGGCCTATCTGGTCTCTTACCAGCAGGCGATCCACGCCATCGGTAAAGCCTCGAACGGTCGCGGCATTTATGAAGGCCCGGGGATCTCCATTAAGCTCTCCGCCCTGCATCCACGCTACAGCCGCGCGCAGTACGACCGCGTGATGGAGGAGCTCTACCCGCGCCTGAAGTCCCTGACCCTGCTGGCTCGCCAGTATGACATCGGGATCAACATTGATGCCGAAGAGGCCGACCGCCTGGAGATCTCCCTCGATCTGCTGGAAAAACTCTGCTTCGAGCCGGAGCTGGCGGGCTGGAACGGGATTGGCTTTGTTATTCAGGCCTACCAGAAGCGCTGCCCGTTTGTGATTGATTACCTGATCGACCTCGCCACCCGCAGCCGTCGCCGTCTGATGATCCGTCTGGTGAAGGGCGCGTACTGGGACAGCGAGATCAAGCGCGCGCAGATGGACGGTCTGGAGGGCTATCCGGTCTACACCCGCAAGGTCTATACCGACGTCTCCTACCTCGCCTGCGCCAAAAAGCTGCTCGGCGTGCCGAACCTGATCTACCCGCAGTTCGCCACCCACAACGCCCACACCCTGGCGGCTATCTACCAGCTGGCCGGTCAGAACTACTATCCGGGCCAGTACGAGTTCCAGTGCCTGCACGGCATGGGTGAACCGCTGTACGAGCAGGTCACCGGTAAAGTGGCGGATGGCAAACTGAACCGTCCGTGCCGTATTTATGCCCCGGTCGGTACCCATGAAACCCTGCTGGCCTACCTGGTGCGTCGTCTGCTGGAGAACGGGGCCAACACCTCCTTCGTGAACCGCATCGCCGACGCCACCTTGCCGCTGGACGAGCTGGTGGCCGATCCGGTGCAGGCCGTCGAGAAAATGGCCGCCCAGGAAGGCCAGGTGGGTCTGCCGCATCCGAAAATTGCCCTGCCGCGCGAGCTGTACGGCAACGGACGCGTCAACTCCTCCGGTCTGGACCTGGCGAACGAACACCGTCTGGCGTCCCTCTCCTCGTCGCTGCTCAACAGCGCCCTGCAGAAATGGCAGGCCAAACCAATCCTCGAGCAGCCGGTGAGCAACGGCGAAATGCAGCCGGTGGTCAACCCGGCCGAGCCGAAAGATATCGTCGGCTTTGCCCGGGAAGCGACCGAACAGGAAGTGGATCTGGCCCTCGACAGCGCGGTGAACAGCGCGCCGATCTGGTTCGCTACTCCACCGCAGGAGCGTGCCGCCATTCTGGAACGCGCGGCAGTGCTGATGGAAGATCAGATGCAGCAGCTGATTGGCATTCTGGTGCGCGAGGCGGGTAAAACCTTCAACAACGCCATCGCCGAAGTGCGCGAGGCCGTTGACTTCCTGCACTACTATGCCGGTCAGGTCCGCGACGACTTTGACAACGAAACCCACCGTCCGCTGGGGCCGGTAGTCTGTATCAGCCCGTGGAACTTCCCGCTGGCGATCTTCACCGGGCAGATTGCTGCCGCCCTGGCCGCCGGTAACAGCGTGCTGGCGAAACCGGCCGAACAAACCCCGCTGATTGCCGCCCAGGGGATCAACATCCTGCTGGAAGCGGGCGTGCCGCCGGGCGTGGTGCAGCTGCTGCCGGGCCGCGGCGAGACCGTCGGTGCCAAACTGACCGCCGACAACCGCGTGCGCGGGGTGATGTTCACCGGCTCTACCGAAGTGGCCTCCCTGTTGCAACGCAATATCGCCACCCGTCTCGACGCTCAGGGCCGTCCGACCCCGCTGATTGCGGAAACCGGCGGGATGAACGCGATGATCGTCGACTCCTCGGCCCTCACCGAGCAGGTGGTGGTGGACGTGGTGGCTTCGGCCTTCGACAGCGCCGGACAGCGCTGCTCCGCCCTGCGCGTGCTCTGCCTGCAGGATGACATCGCTGACCACACCCTGAAAATGCTGCGCGGCGCGATGGGCGAATGCCGGATGGGCAACCCTGGCCGTCTGACCACCGACATCGGGCCGGTCATCGATGCCGAAGCGAAAGCCAACATCGAGAACCACATCCAGGCGATGCGCGCCAAGGGCCGCCCGGTGTTCCAGGCGGTGCGTGAGAACAGCGAAGACGCCCGCGAGTGGACCAGCGGCACCTTCGTGGCGCCAACCCTGATCGAGCTGGCAAGCTTCGACGAGCTGAAAAAAGAGGTCTTTGGCCCGGTGCTGCACGTGGTGCGCTACAACCGTAACAACCTCGATGCGCTTATCGAACAGATCAACGCCTCCGGCTACGGCCTGACGCTGGGCGTGCATACCCGTATCGACGAAACCATCGCTCAGGTGACCGGCAGCGCGAAGGTCGGCAACCTGTACGTGAACCGTAATATGGTCGGCGCGGTCGTGGGCGTACAGCCGTTCGGCGGCGAAGGGCTGTCGGGCACCGGTCCGAAAGCCGGCGGTCCAATGTACCTGTACCGCCTGCTGGCGAACCGTCCGGCGAATGCCCTCGGCGTGACCCTGGGTCGTCAGGATGCACAGTATCCGGTGGATACGCAGGTGAAAGCCGTGCTGACGCAGCCGCTGGAAGCACTGGCAGCCTGGGCAGAAAAACGCCCTGAACTGCGTGCCCTGTGCCAGCAGTATGGCGAGCTGGCGCAGGCCGGTACGCAGCGCGTGTTGCCTGGCCCGACCGGCGAGCGCAACACCTGGACCCTGATGCCGCGCGAGCGCGTGCTGTGCGTGGCGGATAACGAGCAGGATGCGCTGGTTCAGCTGGCGGCGGCGTTAGCCACCGGGTGTGAAGTGCTGTGGCCGGAAGATGGCCTGCACCGCGACCTGGCGAAGCAGCTGCCGAAGGCGGTAACCGACCGTATTCGCTTTGCGAAAGCAGATGTGCTGATCAGTCAGCCGTTTGATGCGGTGATCTACCACGGTGATTCCGACCAGCTGCGCGAGCTGTGCGAGCAGGTGGCGGCCCGTAGCGGCGCGATTGTGTCGGTGCAGGGCTTCGCCCGCGGCGAGGACAACCTCCAGCTGGAGCGTCTGTACGTGGAGCGCTCCCTCAGCGTCAACACCGCCGCCGCAGGCGGGAACGCCAGCCTGATGACCATCGGCTAA
- the rutA gene encoding pyrimidine utilization protein A, translated as MKIGVFVPIGNNGWLISTHAPQYKPTFELNKAIVQKAEHYHFDFALSMIKLRGFGGKTEFWDHNLESFTLMAGLAAVTSRIQIYATAATLTLPPAIVARMASTIDTISGGRFGVNLVTGWQKPEYEQMGLWPGDEYFSKRYDYLTEYVQVLRDLWGTGKSDFKGEFLTMDDCRVSPQPSVPMKVICAGQSDAGMEFSAKYADFNFCFGKGVNTPAAFAPTAARMKQAAEKTGRDVGSYVLFMVIADETDEAARAKWEHYKAGADEEALSWLSEQSQKDTRSGADTNVRQMADPTSAVNINMGTLVGSYANVARMLDEVASVPGAEGVLLTFDDFIAGIENFGERIQPLMKCRAHLPALTKEVA; from the coding sequence ATGAAAATTGGCGTATTCGTTCCCATTGGCAATAACGGCTGGTTAATCTCCACCCACGCGCCGCAGTACAAACCGACCTTTGAGCTGAACAAGGCCATTGTGCAAAAAGCGGAGCACTACCACTTCGACTTTGCCCTGTCGATGATCAAGCTGCGCGGCTTCGGCGGCAAAACCGAGTTCTGGGATCACAACCTGGAGTCCTTCACCCTGATGGCCGGGCTGGCAGCGGTCACTTCGCGGATCCAGATTTACGCCACCGCCGCCACCCTCACCCTGCCTCCGGCCATCGTGGCGCGAATGGCCTCGACCATCGACACCATCTCCGGCGGCCGCTTTGGCGTCAACCTCGTCACCGGCTGGCAGAAGCCAGAGTACGAGCAGATGGGGCTCTGGCCGGGAGATGAGTATTTCTCTAAACGCTACGACTACCTCACCGAATATGTCCAGGTCCTGCGGGATCTGTGGGGCACCGGCAAAAGCGACTTCAAAGGTGAGTTCTTAACCATGGACGACTGCCGCGTCAGCCCCCAGCCGTCGGTGCCGATGAAGGTGATCTGCGCCGGGCAGAGCGACGCCGGGATGGAATTCTCGGCGAAATACGCCGACTTCAACTTCTGCTTCGGCAAAGGGGTCAACACTCCGGCGGCCTTCGCCCCTACCGCCGCGCGCATGAAGCAGGCGGCAGAGAAAACCGGGCGCGATGTTGGCTCCTACGTGCTGTTTATGGTGATTGCCGATGAAACCGACGAGGCGGCGCGGGCGAAGTGGGAGCACTACAAAGCCGGGGCCGACGAGGAAGCCCTGAGCTGGCTCAGCGAGCAGAGCCAGAAGGACACCCGCTCCGGAGCCGACACCAACGTGCGGCAGATGGCCGACCCGACCTCGGCGGTCAACATCAACATGGGCACCCTGGTGGGCTCGTATGCCAACGTGGCGCGGATGCTCGATGAGGTCGCCAGCGTGCCGGGTGCCGAAGGGGTACTTCTGACCTTCGATGACTTTATTGCCGGGATTGAAAACTTTGGCGAGCGCATCCAGCCGCTGATGAAGTGCCGCGCTCATCTTCCTGCGTTAACGAAGGAGGTGGCGTAA
- a CDS encoding nucleoside transporter C-terminal domain-containing protein, producing the protein MYQFLHFLLALVIILALAWLVSFDRRNVRIRYVIQLIVIEIALAFFFLHAESGLFVIQYVSGFFESLLKYAAEGTNFVFGGMGEKGLAFIFLGVLCPIIFISALIGILQHWRILPVIIRVIGTLLSKVNGMGKLESFNAISSLTLGQSENFIAYKGVLGDLSSRRLFTMAATAMSTVSLSIVGAYMTMLEAKYVVAALILNMFSTFIILTVINPTRPEAEPEIKLEKMHESQSFFEMLGEYILAGFKVAMIILAMLIGFIALISAVNALFSSVFGLSFQQILGYVFYPLAWLVGIPLSDALHAGGIMATKLVANEFVAMIELQKIAAQMTPRGLGILSVFLVSFANFASIGIVAGAIKGLNEKQGNVVSRFGLRLVYGATLVSLLSASFAGLVL; encoded by the coding sequence ATGTATCAATTCCTGCACTTCCTGCTGGCGCTGGTGATTATCCTTGCGCTGGCCTGGCTGGTCAGCTTTGACCGCCGCAACGTTCGCATTCGCTACGTTATCCAACTTATTGTCATTGAGATTGCGTTAGCCTTCTTTTTCCTCCACGCCGAGAGCGGTCTGTTTGTTATTCAGTACGTCTCGGGCTTCTTCGAGTCGTTGCTGAAATATGCCGCCGAAGGAACCAACTTTGTATTTGGCGGGATGGGTGAAAAAGGGCTGGCGTTTATTTTCCTCGGCGTGTTGTGCCCGATTATCTTTATTTCCGCGCTGATCGGTATTCTGCAGCACTGGCGTATTCTGCCGGTGATTATTCGGGTTATTGGTACTCTGCTGTCGAAGGTTAACGGCATGGGCAAGCTCGAATCCTTTAACGCCATCAGCTCCCTGACGCTCGGCCAGTCAGAAAACTTCATTGCTTACAAAGGGGTGCTGGGAGATCTCTCGTCGCGCCGTCTGTTCACCATGGCGGCCACCGCGATGTCGACCGTCTCGCTGTCGATTGTCGGTGCTTATATGACCATGCTGGAGGCGAAATATGTGGTAGCGGCGCTGATCCTGAATATGTTCAGCACCTTTATCATCCTCACGGTGATTAACCCGACCCGCCCGGAAGCGGAGCCGGAAATTAAGCTGGAAAAGATGCATGAATCCCAGAGCTTCTTTGAGATGCTGGGAGAATATATTCTGGCTGGCTTCAAGGTGGCGATGATTATTCTGGCGATGCTGATTGGCTTTATTGCCCTGATCAGCGCGGTTAATGCCCTCTTCTCCAGCGTCTTCGGCCTGAGCTTCCAGCAGATTCTGGGCTATGTCTTCTATCCGCTGGCGTGGCTGGTGGGCATTCCGCTGAGCGATGCCCTGCATGCGGGTGGTATTATGGCGACCAAACTGGTGGCAAACGAGTTTGTGGCGATGATCGAGCTGCAAAAAATTGCCGCGCAGATGACGCCGCGCGGGCTGGGCATTCTGTCGGTGTTCCTGGTCTCCTTCGCCAACTTTGCCTCTATCGGCATTGTGGCCGGGGCGATTAAGGGGCTGAACGAGAAGCAGGGCAACGTGGTGTCGCGCTTCGGTCTGCGCCTGGTGTACGGCGCCACGCTGGTGAGCCTGTTGTCGGCGAGCTTTGCGGGATTAGTGTTGTAG
- a CDS encoding lysozyme inhibitor LprI family protein, with translation MKRALIAGAALLLSTSALADECTNASTQLEMNTCAAQQYQAADKTLNQTYQTAIKRAAAPQRDLLKKAQQAWIALRDADCALIGSGTEGGSVQPMIVNQCLAEKTNEREAYLASLMQCEEGDLSCPLPPAH, from the coding sequence ATGAAACGAGCTTTGATCGCAGGTGCCGCGTTACTGCTGAGCACCAGCGCGCTGGCAGACGAGTGCACCAACGCCAGCACCCAGCTGGAGATGAACACCTGCGCCGCGCAACAATACCAGGCGGCGGATAAAACCCTGAACCAGACGTATCAGACGGCGATCAAGCGCGCCGCCGCACCCCAGCGCGATCTGTTGAAAAAAGCCCAACAGGCGTGGATCGCCCTGCGCGATGCCGACTGCGCCTTAATCGGCTCGGGCACCGAGGGCGGCTCCGTTCAGCCGATGATCGTTAACCAGTGTCTGGCCGAGAAAACCAATGAACGGGAAGCGTATCTGGCCTCGCTGATGCAGTGTGAAGAGGGCGATTTAAGCTGCCCTCTCCCGCCGGCGCATTAA
- the rutR gene encoding HTH-type transcriptional regulator RutR — MAQGAVKTTGKRSQAVSAKKQAILSAALETFSQFGIHGTRLEQVAELAGVSKTNLLYYFPSKEALYVSVLQQILDIWLAPLKAFREELTPLVAIQQYIRLKLEVSRDYPQASRLFCLEMLQGAPLLKTVLSGDMKSLVDEKSAIIAGWVATGKLAPVDPHHLIFMIWAATQHYADFSAQVEAVTGKSLKDDDFFHSTVDNVQRMIIEGIRVR, encoded by the coding sequence ATGGCACAAGGCGCAGTGAAAACAACCGGTAAACGTTCGCAGGCGGTGAGCGCGAAAAAACAGGCGATCCTCTCGGCGGCGCTGGAGACCTTTTCGCAGTTTGGCATTCACGGCACGCGGCTGGAGCAGGTGGCCGAGCTGGCGGGGGTGTCAAAAACCAATCTGCTCTACTACTTCCCCTCGAAAGAGGCACTGTACGTTTCCGTTCTGCAACAGATCCTTGATATCTGGCTGGCGCCGCTGAAGGCGTTTCGCGAAGAGCTGACCCCGCTGGTGGCGATCCAGCAGTATATTCGCCTCAAGCTGGAGGTCTCCCGGGACTATCCTCAGGCCTCGCGGCTGTTCTGTCTGGAGATGCTGCAGGGGGCACCGCTGTTGAAAACGGTGCTGAGCGGGGATATGAAATCGCTGGTGGATGAGAAGTCGGCGATCATTGCCGGATGGGTGGCCACCGGGAAACTGGCCCCGGTGGATCCGCACCATCTGATCTTTATGATTTGGGCCGCCACCCAGCACTACGCCGACTTTTCCGCCCAGGTGGAGGCGGTGACCGGCAAGTCGCTCAAGGATGACGACTTCTTTCACAGCACCGTGGATAACGTGCAGCGGATGATTATCGAAGGGATCCGGGTGCGTTAA
- the putP gene encoding sodium/proline symporter PutP, whose product MAISTPMLVTFLIYIFGMILIGFLAWRSTKNFDDYILGGRSLGPVVTALSAGASDMSGWLLMGLPGAIFLSGISESWIAIGLTLGAWINWKLVAGRLRVHTEANNNALTLPDYFTGRFEDNSRILRIISALVILLFFTIYCASGIVAGARLFESTFGMSYETALWAGAAATILYTFVGGFLAVSWTDTVQASLMIFALILTPVIVILSVGGLGDSLAVIQQKSIENVDMLKGLNFVAIVSLMGWGLGYFGQPHILARFMAADSHHTIVHARRISMTWMILCLGGACAVGFFGIAYFNNNPSLAGAVNQNAERVFIELAQILFNPWIAGILLSAILAAVMSTLSCQLLVCSSAITEDLYKAFLRKNASQKELVWVGRFMVLVVALVSIALASNPENRVLGLVSYAWAGFGAAFGPVVLFSVLWSRMTRNGALAGMIIGAVTVIVWKQFAWLGLYEIIPGFIFGSIGIVVFSLLGKAPSAAMQKRFAEADAHYHTAPPSKLQAE is encoded by the coding sequence ATGGCAATTAGCACACCGATGCTGGTGACATTTCTTATCTATATTTTTGGCATGATCCTGATAGGGTTCCTTGCATGGCGTTCTACCAAAAACTTTGATGACTATATTCTTGGCGGGCGTAGCCTCGGGCCGGTAGTCACCGCGCTCTCGGCGGGCGCGTCGGATATGAGCGGCTGGCTGTTGATGGGCCTGCCGGGCGCTATCTTCCTCTCCGGGATTTCCGAAAGCTGGATTGCCATCGGCCTGACCCTGGGGGCATGGATTAACTGGAAGCTGGTGGCCGGGCGTCTGCGCGTGCACACCGAAGCCAACAACAACGCCCTGACCCTGCCGGACTACTTTACCGGCCGTTTCGAAGATAACAGCCGCATCCTGCGTATTATCTCCGCGCTGGTTATTCTGCTGTTCTTCACCATCTACTGTGCCTCCGGCATCGTGGCCGGGGCGCGTCTGTTCGAAAGCACCTTCGGCATGAGCTATGAAACGGCTCTGTGGGCGGGTGCGGCGGCGACCATCCTCTACACCTTCGTGGGTGGCTTCCTGGCGGTGAGCTGGACCGATACCGTGCAGGCCAGCCTGATGATTTTTGCCCTGATCCTGACCCCGGTGATTGTGATCCTCTCCGTGGGCGGCCTGGGTGATTCTCTGGCGGTGATCCAACAGAAGAGCATCGAAAACGTCGATATGCTGAAAGGGCTGAACTTCGTGGCGATTGTCTCCCTGATGGGCTGGGGGCTGGGTTACTTCGGCCAGCCGCACATCCTGGCGCGCTTTATGGCGGCGGACTCTCACCACACCATCGTCCATGCCCGTCGTATCAGCATGACCTGGATGATCCTCTGTCTGGGCGGTGCCTGTGCAGTCGGCTTCTTCGGTATTGCTTACTTCAACAACAACCCGTCCCTGGCGGGTGCGGTGAACCAGAACGCCGAGCGCGTGTTTATCGAGCTGGCACAGATCCTCTTCAACCCGTGGATCGCCGGTATTCTGCTCTCTGCAATCCTTGCGGCGGTGATGTCCACCCTGAGCTGCCAGCTGCTGGTCTGCTCCAGCGCCATCACCGAAGATCTGTACAAAGCCTTCCTGCGTAAGAACGCAAGCCAGAAAGAGCTGGTGTGGGTCGGGCGCTTTATGGTGCTGGTGGTGGCTCTGGTCTCTATCGCCCTGGCATCAAACCCGGAAAACCGCGTGCTGGGCCTGGTGAGCTACGCCTGGGCAGGCTTCGGTGCCGCCTTTGGTCCGGTGGTGCTGTTCTCGGTGCTGTGGTCACGCATGACCCGCAACGGCGCGCTGGCGGGGATGATTATCGGTGCGGTCACCGTGATCGTCTGGAAACAGTTCGCGTGGCTGGGCCTGTACGAAATCATTCCAGGCTTTATCTTCGGCAGCATCGGGATTGTGGTCTTCAGCCTGCTGGGTAAAGCGCCGTCTGCCGCGATGCAGAAACGCTTTGCTGAAGCGGATGCGCATTACCACACCGCACCACCGTCGAAGTTACAGGCTGAGTAA
- a CDS encoding DUF3574 domain-containing protein yields MTIKTGLVAGAILLLAGCNAPSHSTADNTCKADNQMQQTTLYFGLNRPAGEAITGQEWQQFVDQDVTPRFRDGLTVFDARGQWLGNDGKVARESSKALMLIHGKDAQSESSIEALRGIYKKRFAQESVMRVDQPVCVQF; encoded by the coding sequence ATGACAATCAAAACAGGGCTTGTAGCTGGCGCAATTTTACTGCTGGCGGGCTGTAACGCCCCATCGCACAGTACCGCGGATAACACCTGCAAAGCCGATAACCAAATGCAGCAAACCACCCTCTACTTTGGCCTGAACCGTCCAGCAGGGGAGGCAATCACCGGCCAGGAGTGGCAGCAGTTTGTTGACCAGGACGTCACCCCGCGTTTTCGCGATGGCTTAACGGTGTTTGATGCCCGCGGGCAATGGCTGGGGAATGACGGGAAAGTGGCGCGCGAATCGAGCAAGGCGCTGATGCTGATCCACGGCAAAGATGCGCAGAGTGAGAGCAGTATCGAGGCGCTGCGTGGGATTTATAAAAAGCGCTTTGCCCAGGAGTCAGTGATGCGCGTAGACCAGCCGGTGTGCGTGCAGTTTTGA